The Denitrificimonas caeni genome has a segment encoding these proteins:
- a CDS encoding ABC transporter permease, producing the protein MISNAPFAQSWQREWQWLRGSPWDMAMIFWLPLGSVFFIWWLFAAQIPFQLPIGVWDQDHSSLSRQITRYLDATPGLRVAAQYSDGREAQAALQAGAVYAVMYLPNELSNNVKSGQPANVVLNVNAQFGTHSGLIERDVKTTIGTLSAGIQMQMRMAHGQPAEQAQASFSPLQSNNTALFNVAGNYQLFLGSVLIPALLHIFAVTAGAYSVGRELRDKILGQWLGTRIDWATCSIALLGKLAPAMLALSLVTGISMWLIAQPGVDSLSALLTVYLSLCLLIFLSLVIGASFSLITGSLRIALSGGAFMTSPAFAFSGTGFPLLAMSSGAYAWAMLLPFTHHALLQVKLLQMQGPVSLAIPALIGFTLASVVFFAVDIALLQRALKRPEKWGAR; encoded by the coding sequence ATGATCTCTAACGCCCCGTTTGCACAGAGCTGGCAGCGCGAGTGGCAATGGCTACGCGGCAGCCCTTGGGATATGGCCATGATATTTTGGTTGCCCTTGGGTTCAGTATTTTTTATTTGGTGGCTGTTTGCCGCGCAAATACCTTTTCAGCTGCCCATCGGGGTCTGGGATCAAGATCACAGCAGCCTCAGCCGGCAAATAACCCGCTACTTGGATGCCACACCGGGCTTACGGGTGGCCGCGCAATACAGTGACGGCCGCGAAGCACAAGCCGCCTTACAAGCGGGCGCTGTGTATGCAGTAATGTATCTACCCAATGAGCTCAGCAATAATGTAAAAAGCGGGCAGCCGGCCAATGTGGTGCTCAACGTCAACGCTCAGTTTGGCACTCACTCAGGCTTGATTGAGCGTGATGTCAAAACCACCATAGGGACGCTTTCGGCGGGTATTCAAATGCAGATGCGCATGGCCCATGGTCAGCCCGCAGAACAAGCGCAAGCAAGTTTTTCGCCTCTGCAGTCCAACAACACTGCGCTATTTAACGTGGCCGGTAATTATCAGCTGTTTTTAGGCAGCGTCTTAATTCCAGCACTGCTGCATATTTTTGCCGTGACCGCAGGTGCCTACAGTGTCGGTCGCGAATTACGGGATAAGATTCTCGGACAATGGCTTGGCACACGCATTGACTGGGCAACCTGCAGCATCGCCCTACTGGGCAAACTTGCCCCGGCCATGCTGGCGTTATCTTTGGTCACAGGTATTTCTATGTGGCTAATCGCCCAGCCCGGTGTAGACAGTTTAAGCGCCCTTCTCACTGTTTATCTGAGTCTTTGTTTGCTGATTTTTCTATCCTTAGTAATCGGCGCATCTTTTTCTCTCATCACTGGCTCGCTACGTATCGCACTGTCTGGCGGTGCCTTTATGACCTCCCCAGCTTTTGCCTTTAGCGGTACAGGCTTTCCGCTATTGGCCATGTCCAGTGGCGCTTATGCTTGGGCCATGCTACTACCCTTTACTCACCACGCACTCTTGCAAGTAAAGCTGTTGCAAATGCAGGGGCCCGTCAGTTTGGCTATTCCGGCACTGATTGGCTTTACTTTAGCCAGTGTGGTGTTTTTCGCAGTCGATATTGCTCTCTTACAGCGCGCCTTAAAGCGTCCAGAAAAATGGGGAGCTCGCTAA
- a CDS encoding HlyD family secretion protein, translated as MQRKSTILIVVLFIILAVLVGLGLYQASRPTPVVLQGQMEAQTVDVAAKVAGRVTEIYVKEGDQIEIGTPVMRLDGLEINAKLKQARAAQDAANAVAEKAEKGTRPQEIEMAKQTWQQAQAAAELGRKTFQRVDNLAKEGLLSKQSRDEAFANYAATRDQAAAAKALYDMALAGARPEDKVAALAQAREVAGVVDEVEIAETEAHLKSPVAGEVSSVISKVGGITPQGVPIITVVDLNDQWVVLNVREDYVAQFALGTTFEGKLPALASTDLKQPITFTVYASSVLPDFAIWRATHNSEGFDLKTFEVKARPLAPIKGMRPGMSVLVTL; from the coding sequence ATGCAACGCAAAAGCACCATACTCATTGTTGTTTTATTTATTATTCTCGCCGTGCTGGTTGGCCTTGGCTTGTATCAAGCCAGTCGTCCGACCCCAGTGGTATTACAAGGACAAATGGAGGCACAAACTGTAGATGTTGCTGCAAAAGTTGCTGGACGGGTCACAGAAATCTACGTCAAGGAAGGCGATCAAATTGAAATTGGCACGCCAGTAATGCGCTTGGATGGCCTCGAAATTAACGCCAAACTCAAGCAAGCTCGCGCAGCTCAAGACGCTGCCAATGCGGTGGCCGAAAAAGCCGAAAAAGGCACTCGTCCACAAGAAATAGAAATGGCTAAACAAACCTGGCAACAGGCGCAAGCTGCAGCAGAGTTAGGGCGTAAAACCTTTCAGCGAGTAGACAACCTGGCCAAAGAAGGCTTGCTCTCCAAACAATCGCGCGACGAGGCCTTTGCCAACTATGCTGCCACCCGCGACCAAGCCGCAGCCGCCAAAGCTCTATACGATATGGCCTTGGCCGGTGCCCGACCTGAAGATAAAGTCGCAGCGCTCGCTCAAGCCCGCGAGGTGGCCGGCGTCGTGGATGAAGTTGAAATTGCTGAAACCGAAGCCCACCTGAAAAGCCCAGTGGCCGGCGAAGTCAGCTCGGTGATCAGTAAAGTCGGCGGCATCACCCCACAAGGTGTGCCCATTATCACTGTGGTGGATTTAAACGATCAGTGGGTGGTACTGAATGTGCGCGAGGACTATGTCGCGCAATTTGCTTTGGGCACCACGTTTGAAGGCAAACTGCCCGCTCTGGCCAGTACCGACCTTAAGCAACCTATTACCTTTACCGTCTATGCCAGCTCAGTTCTACCTGACTTTGCCATTTGGCGTGCCACCCACAACAGCGAAGGCTTTGATCTAAAAACCTTTGAAGTTAAAGCCCGTCCGCTTGCGCCAATCAAGGGCATGCGCCCCGGCATGAGCGTTCTGGTCACTTTATAG
- a CDS encoding TolC family protein, with protein MSLNKLSKAAKVCWIVVSCIAFSAQSLAQINTAPAIAPQYSASAAQPLRFSEAQKLLFSYSWQLAAAQADLDSKIARQESVELLGGPSVLLAADRIHYNLDAEVNLNKVTNDAIGDISGGQLHLPGFVHLPNTEIRRKGNVNTVNALVAWPIYTGGKITATKDFIAAQTDEAAADARSANSMVYAELVTRYFGAQLAQKAAKLRQDALQAITIHDKTAQRMLDEGLIAKVERLEAQVALEDAKRDAHQANNQAELANIALQRLLQSEQVVSPTTPLFISQRSLAPVAEFINLALVNHPILAKVAAKKEQAEALHKADESLWKPGVTAFAQQQLNKSQKNRMAGVSVHWTLWGPLDRRSSNRSTLAQIHQAEYSDQQAKEDISVLVEMNWRTVNDARQAYFALDSNIALAHEFLRLRQAGLREGTSTVSDLIDAQVNLTKVRTEQAQAANNYIQALMHLLTSAGIPDQFEDYLNSASTQVKL; from the coding sequence ATGAGCTTAAATAAATTAAGTAAAGCAGCCAAAGTGTGCTGGATTGTCGTCAGTTGTATAGCCTTTAGTGCGCAGAGCCTGGCGCAAATAAACACAGCGCCAGCCATAGCGCCACAATACTCAGCAAGCGCTGCGCAGCCATTACGTTTTAGTGAAGCGCAAAAGTTACTGTTTAGCTATTCTTGGCAATTAGCTGCAGCTCAAGCCGATCTAGATAGCAAAATCGCGCGGCAAGAATCTGTAGAGTTACTAGGCGGCCCTTCTGTCTTACTTGCTGCCGACCGTATCCACTACAACCTTGACGCAGAAGTGAACCTGAACAAAGTCACCAACGATGCCATCGGTGATATATCTGGCGGCCAATTGCATCTACCTGGTTTTGTGCATCTACCCAACACTGAAATCAGGCGCAAAGGCAATGTCAACACGGTAAATGCCCTAGTGGCTTGGCCAATTTATACCGGCGGTAAAATCACCGCCACCAAAGACTTTATTGCCGCGCAAACAGACGAAGCTGCTGCCGATGCCCGCAGCGCCAATAGCATGGTGTATGCCGAGTTGGTCACCCGCTACTTTGGCGCGCAGCTCGCACAAAAAGCCGCCAAGCTCAGACAAGATGCGCTGCAAGCCATCACTATTCACGATAAAACCGCCCAGCGCATGCTTGATGAAGGCTTAATTGCCAAAGTTGAACGCTTAGAAGCGCAAGTTGCCTTAGAAGACGCCAAACGCGATGCCCACCAAGCCAACAACCAGGCTGAACTGGCCAATATCGCCCTGCAACGCTTACTGCAAAGTGAGCAAGTGGTCAGCCCAACCACACCCTTGTTTATTAGCCAGCGCAGCCTTGCACCGGTCGCTGAGTTTATTAATCTAGCACTGGTCAATCATCCTATTTTAGCCAAGGTTGCAGCAAAAAAAGAGCAAGCCGAAGCGCTGCATAAGGCTGATGAATCGCTGTGGAAACCTGGCGTCACAGCCTTTGCTCAACAGCAACTCAATAAAAGTCAAAAAAATCGCATGGCTGGTGTCAGTGTGCACTGGACATTATGGGGGCCACTGGATCGCCGTAGTTCAAACCGCTCCACTTTGGCGCAAATCCATCAAGCCGAATACTCTGACCAACAAGCCAAAGAAGACATCAGTGTGCTGGTGGAAATGAATTGGCGCACGGTCAATGATGCACGGCAAGCCTACTTTGCGCTCGACAGTAACATTGCCTTAGCCCATGAGTTTTTGCGCTTACGCCAAGCCGGTTTGCGTGAGGGTACCAGTACCGTATCAGACCTTATCGATGCACAAGTGAATCTAACAAAAGTTAGAACAGAGCAAGCACAAGCGGCCAATAACTATATCCAAGCACTGATGCACCTATTAACCAGCGCCGGAATACCTGACCAGTTTGAAGACTATTTAAACTCTGCTAGCACGCAGGTCAAACTCTGA
- a CDS encoding glutamate decarboxylase: MAIHGTLDPYASGDMRRDLPKYTMPNTGMESDTAFNLVKDALLLDGVARQNLATFCQTWSDDKVHKIMDLCLDKNMIDKDEYPATAELEKRCVHMIADLWNSPDAKNTAGCSTTGSSEAAMLGGLAMKFRWRNKRKAENKPYDKPNIVTGPIQVCWEKFARYFDVELREVPLEHDRLGLDENIMLDYIDENTIGVVPTFGVTFTCHYEPVAAICAALDKLQEEKGWDIPVHVDAASGGFIAPFVEPDIVWDFRLPRVMSINTSGHKFGLAPLGVGWVIWRNLEDLPEDLIFWVNYLGGNMPTFALNFSRPGGQIVAQYYLLTHLGREGYKAIMSNLYDNAQHIGKEMVKMGDFELFFDGDSKKGIPAISWTLSNPKAAYSLYDLSDRLRMRGWQVAAYSMLPNIEEIVVMRLVLRHGFSRELADLFVEDVQRALDYFEKHPVSVVQTSDDANNNFDHSGRTK, from the coding sequence ATGGCTATTCATGGAACTCTAGATCCCTACGCTTCTGGTGATATGAGGCGCGATCTACCTAAATACACCATGCCTAATACAGGTATGGAATCAGATACAGCATTTAACTTAGTAAAAGATGCATTGCTGTTAGATGGTGTAGCACGACAAAACCTCGCAACCTTCTGCCAAACTTGGTCAGATGATAAAGTTCATAAAATCATGGACTTATGCCTTGATAAAAACATGATTGACAAGGATGAGTATCCTGCCACTGCAGAGTTAGAAAAGCGCTGCGTGCATATGATCGCTGATCTTTGGAACTCTCCCGATGCGAAAAACACCGCTGGTTGCTCAACCACCGGTTCCAGTGAAGCCGCCATGCTTGGTGGCCTAGCCATGAAGTTCAGATGGCGTAACAAGCGCAAAGCTGAAAACAAACCTTACGACAAGCCCAACATTGTCACTGGCCCTATTCAAGTTTGCTGGGAAAAGTTTGCCCGCTACTTCGATGTAGAGCTTCGTGAAGTGCCCCTTGAGCACGACCGCTTGGGCCTTGACGAAAATATCATGCTCGACTATATCGATGAGAACACCATCGGTGTAGTACCTACTTTTGGCGTGACCTTTACCTGTCATTACGAGCCTGTGGCAGCTATTTGCGCAGCCTTAGATAAACTGCAAGAAGAAAAAGGCTGGGATATTCCAGTTCACGTTGACGCAGCCTCTGGTGGTTTTATCGCCCCCTTCGTTGAGCCAGACATTGTCTGGGACTTCCGCTTACCTCGCGTGATGTCGATCAATACCTCAGGCCATAAGTTTGGCTTAGCACCGCTAGGCGTAGGCTGGGTGATTTGGCGCAACCTCGAAGACTTACCTGAAGATTTGATTTTCTGGGTGAACTACTTAGGCGGCAATATGCCCACCTTCGCCCTTAACTTCTCTCGTCCGGGCGGCCAAATTGTTGCGCAGTACTACCTACTGACCCACTTAGGCCGCGAAGGCTACAAAGCCATCATGAGTAACCTTTACGATAATGCCCAGCATATCGGTAAAGAAATGGTGAAAATGGGTGACTTTGAGCTGTTCTTTGATGGCGACTCAAAAAAGGGCATCCCAGCCATCTCCTGGACCCTGAGCAATCCTAAAGCGGCCTACAGCCTCTACGATCTCTCTGACCGTTTACGCATGCGTGGCTGGCAAGTTGCCGCGTACTCCATGCTGCCCAATATCGAAGAAATCGTAGTCATGCGCTTAGTGTTACGCCATGGCTTTAGTCGTGAATTGGCCGATCTGTTTGTTGAGGACGTACAGCGCGCGCTGGACTACTTCGAGAAGCACCCAGTTTCGGTTGTGCAAACATCCGATGATGCCAATAACAACTTTGACCACAGTGGCCGCACCAAGTAA
- a CDS encoding NAD(P)-binding domain-containing protein, whose translation MSNTKIAILGAGPSGLAQLRAFEAARLAGVKNLPEIICYEKQNEIGGMWNYTWRTGLDRNGEPVHGSMYRYLWSNGPKECLEFADYSFEEHFGKPIPSYPPREVLKDYIMGRIDKQDIRKYIRFECPVRWVTFDDDTQKFTVTVMNHKTGEQETGEFDYVVVATGHFSTPNMPYFKGLEEFPNRVMHAHDFRDALEFEGDDILLVGGSYSAEDIGTQCYKYGTKSVTISYRSQPLGYDWPEGIREVPLISHFEGDVAHFIDGTSQAFDAVIMCTGYLFHFPFLPDELRLQTHNCLYPENLYKGVFWQPNPKLIYLGMQDQYFTFNMFDAQAWYARDVILGEIELPDLATREADEKKWLAEYEKVQTVDQEIDFQALYIRDLTNVTDYPEFAVEKQGEIFKQWQKDKKVDIMGFREKSYRSTLTNTLAPELPQPWLEILDDTLDHFLNLTSIKEKKQKKQKKTAS comes from the coding sequence TTGAGTAATACAAAAATAGCGATTTTAGGTGCAGGTCCGAGTGGTTTGGCGCAATTACGAGCGTTTGAAGCAGCTCGTTTAGCGGGTGTGAAAAACCTGCCAGAAATCATTTGCTATGAGAAACAAAACGAAATTGGCGGTATGTGGAACTACACATGGCGCACAGGTTTAGATCGTAACGGTGAACCAGTTCACGGCAGTATGTACCGTTATTTGTGGTCGAATGGTCCGAAAGAATGCCTTGAGTTTGCTGACTACTCTTTCGAAGAGCACTTCGGCAAACCAATTCCTTCCTACCCGCCCCGTGAAGTCCTCAAAGACTATATTATGGGTCGCATTGATAAGCAGGATATCCGTAAGTACATTCGTTTTGAGTGTCCTGTGCGTTGGGTGACTTTTGATGATGACACACAAAAGTTCACTGTAACGGTAATGAATCATAAAACTGGTGAGCAGGAAACAGGCGAGTTCGATTACGTGGTAGTTGCTACTGGTCACTTCTCCACGCCCAATATGCCCTACTTTAAAGGTTTGGAAGAGTTCCCGAACCGCGTTATGCATGCCCACGACTTCCGTGATGCATTAGAGTTTGAAGGCGATGACATCTTACTGGTGGGTGGTAGCTATTCCGCTGAAGATATTGGTACTCAGTGCTATAAGTACGGCACCAAGTCCGTCACCATTAGTTATCGTAGCCAGCCGCTAGGTTATGACTGGCCAGAGGGTATTCGAGAAGTGCCATTGATCAGTCACTTTGAAGGTGATGTAGCGCACTTTATTGATGGTACTAGTCAGGCGTTTGATGCAGTAATTATGTGTACGGGGTATTTATTCCACTTCCCGTTCTTGCCTGATGAGTTGCGCCTACAGACGCACAACTGCTTATACCCAGAGAACCTGTACAAAGGCGTGTTCTGGCAGCCGAATCCAAAGCTGATTTATTTAGGTATGCAGGATCAGTATTTCACTTTCAATATGTTTGATGCACAAGCTTGGTATGCCCGTGATGTGATTCTGGGCGAGATTGAGCTGCCAGACTTAGCGACACGTGAAGCCGATGAGAAAAAATGGTTGGCTGAATACGAGAAAGTACAGACCGTTGATCAAGAAATTGATTTCCAGGCGCTGTATATCCGTGATTTGACTAATGTCACTGATTACCCTGAGTTTGCTGTAGAAAAGCAGGGTGAGATTTTCAAACAGTGGCAGAAAGACAAGAAAGTCGACATTATGGGCTTTAGAGAAAAGTCTTACCGTTCGACCTTAACCAATACCTTGGCACCTGAGTTGCCGCAGCCTTGGTTAGAAATTTTAGATGACACTCTAGATCACTTTTTAAACTTAACCAGTATTAAAGAGAAGAAACAAAAAAAGCAAAAGAAAACCGCTAGCTAA
- a CDS encoding SDR family oxidoreductase has protein sequence MIKEQRSCVLISGAANGIGRATARLFVEHGWFVGLSDIDTHALAILGEELGAEHALTLPLDVTQAEQWQSTLANFFQRTGRLDLLINNAGILISGHFTSNPLTRHQALVDVNINGVLNGCYLSLPYLLKTSGARVINLSSSSAIYGQASLATYSATKFAVRGLTEALNIEWQAHGISVVDIMPLFVQTDMITDMDARSIKVFGAKLTAEDVAQTIWRAANQGNRYNKVHWPVGALSTWLLRFSGITPAWLNRFIAKRISG, from the coding sequence ATGATTAAAGAACAACGCTCTTGCGTCCTGATCAGTGGCGCAGCAAACGGTATTGGTCGCGCCACTGCACGCTTATTTGTCGAGCACGGCTGGTTTGTGGGTTTGAGCGACATTGATACCCATGCTCTGGCCATATTAGGCGAGGAGTTGGGCGCAGAGCATGCACTCACACTGCCTCTAGATGTCACGCAAGCGGAGCAATGGCAAAGCACTTTGGCCAACTTCTTTCAACGTACCGGACGCTTAGACCTGTTGATTAATAATGCTGGCATTCTGATTTCTGGGCATTTTACAAGCAACCCATTAACCCGCCATCAAGCCTTAGTGGATGTGAATATTAATGGCGTACTCAACGGCTGCTACTTGTCACTGCCTTATTTACTAAAAACCTCTGGAGCACGGGTAATCAACCTATCCTCCAGCTCAGCTATCTATGGGCAGGCATCCTTGGCCACCTACTCGGCAACAAAATTTGCCGTACGTGGTTTAACTGAAGCATTAAATATTGAGTGGCAAGCGCATGGAATCAGCGTGGTGGATATCATGCCGCTATTTGTGCAAACCGATATGATCACCGACATGGATGCACGTAGCATTAAGGTGTTTGGTGCCAAGCTTACCGCTGAAGATGTGGCGCAAACCATCTGGCGCGCAGCTAACCAAGGTAATCGCTATAACAAAGTACACTGGCCAGTTGGCGCTCTATCCACTTGGCTGTTACGCTTCAGCGGCATCACCCCAGCATGGCTCAACCGTTTTATAGCCAAACGTATCAGCGGTTGA
- a CDS encoding flavin-containing monooxygenase, translating into MPATDSPQPEAASSVLTAIIIGSGFAGIGMAVALRQAGITDFIILEKNHDVGGVWRDNSYPGAACDVPSHLYSFSFEPNPDWTRVFASQAEIYSYLRQCARKYALTPHIQFGAEVQQAAYNESAALWQVGLTDGQQLQATLLITATGQLSRPALPKLDGIETFQGHSFHSATWDHSYPLASKRVAVVGTGASAIQFVPAIADQVKHLTVFQRSPAYLKKRPDRAYKSWEKALFRRLPWAMKLHRASIYLRYESQALAFTKFKGLMKLAVGRPFNKMLAQDVADPELRRQLTPDYPIGCKRILLSSEYLKTMSKANVELVTTAIQRVTAEGIETTDGVEYPVDAIIYGTGFAATEFLAPMQITGRQGLDLNSAWQNGAQAYLGLTVPNFPNFFMLYGPNSNLGHNSIVYMLESQIAHVLRCYRALQASNSSAIEVDASRYRNFNLKIQQGLANTVWHGCKSWYVDESGHNSTNWPGFTLSYRYLTRFSSLQAYRFTSTSLNVAGTTQTITVAEPQDWLEKLHASVLRGFLRVIFRRIMGPPFAASTQRKVTQFLSLIAPGVRGVTQHTISTAGISTQVLTPKKKQAQGVILYLHGGAFCLGSAQSHRSLTTRLAVDSGLPVWLPEYRLAPEHPYPAAQDDVLACYDALRQNYPAEQIVIGGDSAGGALALALALTLKARGDRLPAALLLISPVTDARLSGATLVSKHGTDPMLRRGWLEQALDWYQPPLDADSYRPLEVDLSGLPPMLIQVGEQELLLADSTRLAEHAGNCGVPCQLEIYAARWHVFHLQALSLKSAQQAIRTLAAFAKEHVSANAAVPNTDHRSEDNA; encoded by the coding sequence ATGCCTGCAACTGATTCTCCTCAGCCAGAAGCGGCCAGCTCAGTATTAACTGCGATCATCATTGGTAGCGGTTTTGCTGGTATTGGCATGGCCGTGGCATTACGACAAGCGGGCATCACTGACTTTATTATTTTAGAAAAAAACCATGATGTTGGTGGTGTTTGGCGTGATAACAGCTACCCCGGCGCGGCCTGTGATGTACCTTCGCATTTGTATTCATTTTCCTTTGAGCCCAATCCTGACTGGACCCGAGTCTTCGCCTCGCAGGCGGAAATCTACTCTTATCTGCGCCAATGCGCGCGTAAGTATGCCTTAACCCCACACATTCAGTTCGGCGCTGAAGTACAACAAGCCGCCTACAATGAAAGCGCTGCACTATGGCAAGTGGGCCTGACTGATGGCCAGCAACTGCAAGCCACATTATTGATCACTGCGACCGGACAACTGAGCCGTCCAGCCTTGCCGAAACTGGACGGTATAGAAACCTTTCAAGGCCACTCCTTTCACTCAGCCACTTGGGATCACAGCTACCCATTAGCCAGCAAGCGCGTCGCAGTGGTTGGCACTGGCGCATCCGCGATTCAGTTTGTGCCAGCCATCGCAGATCAAGTCAAACACTTAACGGTATTTCAACGCTCACCAGCTTATCTAAAAAAACGACCGGATCGAGCCTATAAGAGCTGGGAAAAAGCTCTCTTTCGTAGACTCCCATGGGCGATGAAGCTGCACCGCGCCAGCATTTATTTACGCTATGAGTCGCAAGCGCTGGCATTTACCAAGTTCAAAGGCTTAATGAAACTCGCCGTCGGTCGCCCCTTTAACAAGATGCTGGCACAAGACGTTGCCGACCCAGAGCTGCGCAGGCAACTCACCCCAGACTACCCAATTGGCTGCAAGCGTATTCTGCTCTCGAGCGAATATTTAAAGACCATGAGCAAAGCCAATGTTGAACTGGTCACGACCGCTATCCAGCGCGTCACCGCAGAGGGTATTGAAACCACTGACGGAGTAGAATACCCAGTTGATGCGATTATCTACGGCACAGGTTTTGCCGCCACGGAGTTTCTTGCGCCGATGCAGATTACCGGTCGCCAAGGTCTGGACCTCAACAGCGCTTGGCAAAATGGTGCACAGGCTTATCTAGGTCTTACTGTGCCCAATTTCCCTAACTTTTTTATGCTGTATGGGCCGAACTCAAACCTTGGCCATAACTCTATTGTGTATATGCTTGAAAGCCAGATTGCCCATGTTCTGCGCTGCTATCGTGCGCTGCAAGCCAGCAATAGCAGCGCTATTGAAGTGGATGCAAGCCGCTACCGCAACTTCAATCTTAAAATCCAACAAGGTCTGGCCAACACCGTGTGGCACGGCTGCAAAAGCTGGTATGTGGATGAGTCAGGACACAACAGCACCAACTGGCCCGGTTTTACTCTGTCTTACCGTTATTTGACGCGCTTCTCTAGCTTGCAAGCCTATCGCTTTACCAGCACCAGCCTCAACGTGGCAGGCACAACACAAACCATTACCGTTGCTGAGCCACAAGACTGGCTAGAAAAACTGCATGCAAGCGTCCTGCGCGGCTTTTTACGGGTTATTTTTCGGCGCATCATGGGCCCTCCTTTTGCCGCGAGCACACAACGCAAAGTCACTCAATTTCTCTCCCTCATCGCTCCCGGCGTGCGCGGCGTAACGCAACATACAATCAGCACGGCCGGCATCTCCACTCAAGTGCTCACACCAAAAAAGAAGCAAGCCCAGGGCGTTATTCTGTACCTGCATGGCGGTGCTTTTTGTTTAGGCAGCGCACAATCACACCGCAGTCTTACTACCCGCTTGGCCGTTGACTCAGGTCTACCAGTTTGGCTACCTGAATACCGCTTGGCCCCTGAGCACCCGTACCCAGCCGCGCAAGACGACGTGCTAGCTTGTTATGACGCACTACGCCAAAACTACCCAGCTGAACAGATTGTCATTGGTGGCGATTCAGCCGGCGGCGCGTTAGCCTTGGCCTTGGCATTAACCCTAAAAGCTCGCGGCGATAGACTGCCCGCCGCACTGCTGCTGATTTCACCAGTCACCGACGCCCGCCTAAGTGGCGCAACACTGGTCTCCAAGCACGGCACAGACCCAATGCTGCGTCGCGGCTGGTTAGAACAAGCCTTAGATTGGTACCAACCTCCGCTCGATGCAGACAGCTACCGCCCACTTGAAGTTGATTTAAGCGGTCTACCACCGATGCTGATTCAGGTTGGTGAGCAAGAGTTATTGCTAGCAGATTCGACGCGGCTGGCAGAGCACGCCGGCAACTGCGGCGTACCTTGCCAACTGGAAATATATGCAGCCCGCTGGCATGTCTTCCACTTACAAGCACTCTCTCTCAAATCAGCCCAGCAAGCCATCCGCACCTTGGCCGCCTTTGCTAAGGAGCACGTGAGCGCAAACGCTGCTGTACCAAACACTGATCACCGCTCTGAGGATAACGCCTGA
- a CDS encoding helix-turn-helix domain-containing protein, with amino-acid sequence MPVNLPLTESLTVEFKSDRNGYPDHELIEALTCLANTAGGELWLGVEDDGTPSGLHRNHRNTRHLAKLIAEQTQPPLVVAVHKHAINNITVAKISVPQAPHLIATLAGAYLRRRLKSDGTPECIHISPDHP; translated from the coding sequence GTGCCAGTAAATCTACCCTTAACAGAAAGCCTAACAGTTGAATTTAAAAGCGACCGCAATGGCTATCCAGACCATGAATTGATTGAAGCGCTCACCTGCCTAGCAAACACTGCGGGTGGAGAGCTGTGGCTGGGTGTTGAGGACGATGGCACCCCCAGCGGTCTGCACCGCAACCATCGCAATACTCGGCACTTAGCCAAGCTGATAGCCGAGCAAACACAACCGCCATTAGTTGTTGCCGTCCACAAGCACGCCATTAATAACATTACTGTGGCAAAAATAAGTGTGCCGCAAGCACCACACTTAATCGCCACCCTTGCCGGTGCTTACTTACGCCGCCGCCTAAAATCTGATGGCACACCTGAATGCATCCATATCTCGCCAGACCACCCTTAA
- a CDS encoding TIGR02450 family Trp-rich protein, with protein MHQINPKKLLHSKWTAVRPANKEKHFMVTELKLDEEGNVVHCVLEAVISSQEAAIDCCELKGSTHWLVQHTVKPACLYQLALCDFA; from the coding sequence ATGCATCAAATTAATCCTAAAAAACTACTGCACAGTAAGTGGACCGCAGTGCGACCCGCCAATAAAGAAAAACACTTTATGGTGACGGAGCTTAAGTTGGATGAGGAGGGCAATGTGGTTCACTGTGTATTAGAGGCGGTGATCTCTAGTCAAGAAGCCGCGATTGATTGCTGCGAGTTGAAAGGCTCTACACATTGGCTCGTGCAACACACTGTAAAGCCTGCGTGCTTATACCAACTGGCGCTGTGTGACTTTGCTTAA